One Calditrichota bacterium genomic window carries:
- a CDS encoding GIY-YIG nuclease family protein, translating into MFYVYLIESVEFGTYYIGQTNNIDERVNNYHNAGRCKYTKNRHHGN; encoded by the coding sequence ATGTTCTACGTTTACCTGATTGAGTCGGTTGAGTTTGGTACATATTATATTGGACAAACCAACAATATTGATGAAAGGGTTAATAATTATCACAATGCTGGAAGATGCAAATACACTAAAAATAGACACCATGGAAACTGA